A single window of Oncorhynchus keta strain PuntledgeMale-10-30-2019 chromosome 34, Oket_V2, whole genome shotgun sequence DNA harbors:
- the zp3d.2 gene encoding zona pellucida sperm-binding protein 3d.2 isoform X2, translating to MFYIFNLPFLFLLHSLRAEGGSNARQSSVKVFAEDSPSYLELPVFQHSRVPLVDKEHFSPVRGTGHEQLPDKVRKILVPVYPTQKPSGPKSQAREVITLCNINKMFVQVKKNILGTGSSLSQLTLGTCQANKSTKVSLIFEYDLGLCGSKRSLVNNRVAYSNTLRYEPQKLQGPIRRAAPFTLRVVCHFNRYHYSYKIGYMLNVVHKVSKPMKNRTRSMLTARNAQWERLAPSDGYSMGKPMYFQVEVPSMSKDGRLYVHSCNVTIKQSHSSTPQFTVIDNFGCMVESKNNSGSRFIPYKRNVVRFTMDAFLFQGMTAGQPQQLYMYCAMSVGRSVPSSTAKACTYDSTAGGWKELYGASSVCSCCESTCSSAVPSATTKMVTSKSWSVEYSTKPAQELTTTSHPETVVAGQLGVRQVERLKERPVKGFAVVEVEQVSEPHRIFEEFFGVDK from the exons ATGTTTTATATTTTCAACTTGCCGTTTTTGTTTCTTTTGCATTCTCTAAGAGCAGAGGGAGGCTCAAATGCACGCCAGTCTTCTGTGAAGGTATTCGCCGAAGACTCACCATCTTACCTCGAACTACCTGTGTTCCAGCACTCAAGGGTGCCGCTGGTAGACAAGGAGCATTTCTCCCCAGTCCGTGGAACTGGACACGAACAATTACCGGATAAAGTTAGGAAAATACTGGTCCCGGTGTACCCAACACAGAAGCCCTCTGGTCCAAAAAGTCAAGCCCGCGAAGTGATAACACTTTGTAACATCAACAAGATGTTCGTGCAGGTAAAGAAAAACATTTTGGGCACCGGGAGTTCACTGTCTCAACTGACACTCGGAACATGCCAAGCCAATAAATCTACAAAAGTTTCCCTCATCTTCGAATACGACCTCGGTCTCTGTGGGAGCAAGCGCTCG TTAGTAAATAATCGTGTGGCCTACTCCAACACTCTCCGATATGAACCCCAGAAGCTCCAAGGGCCTATCAGACGAGCTGCACCATTCACCTTGCGAGTTGTCTGTCATTTCAATAG ATATCATTACTCCTACAAAATAGGCTACATGCTGAACGTGGTACACAAGGTCTCTAAACCAATGAAGAACAGAACCCGTTCCATGCTCACTGCACGTAATG ctcaATGGGAGAGACTTGCCCCATCCGATGGGTACTCTATGGGAAAGCCCATGTACTTTCAGGTTGAAGTGCCTTCCATGTCTAAAGATGGACGTCTCTATGTCCACTCATGTAATGTGACCATTAAGCAGTCACACTCATCTACGCCTCAGTTCACTGTCATTGACAATTTTGG GTGCATGGTTGAGAGCAAAAACAACAGTGGCTCCAGATTCATCCCATATAAAAGGAATGTTGTGAGGTTTACCATGGATGCCTTTCTGTTTCAGGGAATGACAGCAGGGCAG CCACAGCAGCTCTACATGTACTGTGCTATGTCTGTGGGGAGGTCTGTCCCCTCTTCAACTGCGAAGGCCTGCACTTACGATTCCACAGCAGGAGG ATGGAAGGAGCTGTATGGAGCTTCTTCAGTCTGCTCCTGTTGTGAGTCCACATGTAGCTCTGCTGTCCCCTCTG CCACCACCAAGATGGTCACCAGCAAGTCGTGGTCGGTGGAATACAGCACAAAGCCTGCCCAGGAGTTGACAACAACCTCACATCCCGAGACCGTTGTGGCGGGGCAGTTGGGTGTGAGGCAGGTGGAGAGACTTAAAGAGAGGCCTGTGAAGGGATTTGCTGTTGTGGAAGTGGAGCAGGTCTCTGAACCACACAGAATATTCGAAGAGTTCTTTGGTGTGGACAAATAG
- the zp3d.2 gene encoding zona pellucida sperm-binding protein 3d.2 isoform X1, with product MFYIFNLPFLFLLHSLRAEGGSNARQSSVKVFAEDSPSYLELPVFQHSRVPLVDKEHFSPVRGTGHEQLPDKVRKILVPVYPTQKPSGPKSQAREVITLCNINKMFVQVKKNILGTGSSLSQLTLGTCQANKSTKVSLIFEYDLGLCGSKRSLVNNRVAYSNTLRYEPQKLQGPIRRAAPFTLRVVCHFNRYHYSYKIGYMLNVVHKVSKPMKNRTRSMLTARNAQWERLAPSDGYSMGKPMYFQVEVPSMSKDGRLYVHSCNVTIKQSHSSTPQFTVIDNFGCMVESKNNSGSRFIPYKRNVVRFTMDAFLFQGMTAGQLKPPLQPQQLYMYCAMSVGRSVPSSTAKACTYDSTAGGWKELYGASSVCSCCESTCSSAVPSATTKMVTSKSWSVEYSTKPAQELTTTSHPETVVAGQLGVRQVERLKERPVKGFAVVEVEQVSEPHRIFEEFFGVDK from the exons ATGTTTTATATTTTCAACTTGCCGTTTTTGTTTCTTTTGCATTCTCTAAGAGCAGAGGGAGGCTCAAATGCACGCCAGTCTTCTGTGAAGGTATTCGCCGAAGACTCACCATCTTACCTCGAACTACCTGTGTTCCAGCACTCAAGGGTGCCGCTGGTAGACAAGGAGCATTTCTCCCCAGTCCGTGGAACTGGACACGAACAATTACCGGATAAAGTTAGGAAAATACTGGTCCCGGTGTACCCAACACAGAAGCCCTCTGGTCCAAAAAGTCAAGCCCGCGAAGTGATAACACTTTGTAACATCAACAAGATGTTCGTGCAGGTAAAGAAAAACATTTTGGGCACCGGGAGTTCACTGTCTCAACTGACACTCGGAACATGCCAAGCCAATAAATCTACAAAAGTTTCCCTCATCTTCGAATACGACCTCGGTCTCTGTGGGAGCAAGCGCTCG TTAGTAAATAATCGTGTGGCCTACTCCAACACTCTCCGATATGAACCCCAGAAGCTCCAAGGGCCTATCAGACGAGCTGCACCATTCACCTTGCGAGTTGTCTGTCATTTCAATAG ATATCATTACTCCTACAAAATAGGCTACATGCTGAACGTGGTACACAAGGTCTCTAAACCAATGAAGAACAGAACCCGTTCCATGCTCACTGCACGTAATG ctcaATGGGAGAGACTTGCCCCATCCGATGGGTACTCTATGGGAAAGCCCATGTACTTTCAGGTTGAAGTGCCTTCCATGTCTAAAGATGGACGTCTCTATGTCCACTCATGTAATGTGACCATTAAGCAGTCACACTCATCTACGCCTCAGTTCACTGTCATTGACAATTTTGG GTGCATGGTTGAGAGCAAAAACAACAGTGGCTCCAGATTCATCCCATATAAAAGGAATGTTGTGAGGTTTACCATGGATGCCTTTCTGTTTCAGGGAATGACAGCAGGGCAG CTCAAGCCGCCTCTTCAGCCACAGCAGCTCTACATGTACTGTGCTATGTCTGTGGGGAGGTCTGTCCCCTCTTCAACTGCGAAGGCCTGCACTTACGATTCCACAGCAGGAGG ATGGAAGGAGCTGTATGGAGCTTCTTCAGTCTGCTCCTGTTGTGAGTCCACATGTAGCTCTGCTGTCCCCTCTG CCACCACCAAGATGGTCACCAGCAAGTCGTGGTCGGTGGAATACAGCACAAAGCCTGCCCAGGAGTTGACAACAACCTCACATCCCGAGACCGTTGTGGCGGGGCAGTTGGGTGTGAGGCAGGTGGAGAGACTTAAAGAGAGGCCTGTGAAGGGATTTGCTGTTGTGGAAGTGGAGCAGGTCTCTGAACCACACAGAATATTCGAAGAGTTCTTTGGTGTGGACAAATAG